CCTATCCTGGAAGTCCCTCCTGATTTCGATGGAGTCAAGCCGATAACCGTTAGCGGAAATCGATTCACGCCCGACGCCGGATGCGAAGGGGCTCTCGCGGGAACGGATATGAAACAGAATCCACATTGCGTGAGCGATGAAGCTCCCCTCAGCTATCTCGAACCGGCGTCTCGTGAGGACTCACTTGGGCTGCTGGGCCATTACGAAGTCCTGAATGTCGTTGGCAAGGGGGCCTTCGGCATGGTCTTGCGGGCTTTTGACACCAAGCTCGAGCGGATCGTTGCGATCAAGGTCCTCGCCCCGGAAATGGCCTCGATGTCACCAGCTCGTAAGCGGTTCCTGCGCGAGGCCCGCACGTCAGCCCGGATTCGGCACGAAAACGTCGTTCGGATTCACTCGGTCGAAGAAGAGCCGATTCCGTACCTCGTCATGGAGTTCATTCCGGGCCGGACACTGCAACAGCAAATTGAAGAACGCGGGCCGCTGGATTTGCCGAGCGTGCTGCGATTGGGCAAACAGATCGCAGAGGGACTGGCGGCCGCGCATGCTCAGGATTTGATCCATCGCGATATCAAGCCAGGAAACATTCTCCTGGAAGGAGACATGGAAGAGCGGGTTAAAATTACCGATTTTGGTCTCGCCAGAACGGTGGACGACGCCAGCATGACTCAGTCGGGGATGATCGCAGGGACGCCAATGTATATGGCTCCCGAGCAGGCCAATGGCCACAATCTCGACCAGCGAGCTGACCTGTTTAGCCTCGGCAGTGTGCTGTACCAGATGGTCAGCGGTCGTCCCCCATTCCGCGCGCCGTCTACGATTGCGGTGCTCAAACGCGTGACTGAGGAGACGCCGCGTTCGATACTGGAGATCATTCCCGAAACGCCCTCCTGGATATGTGAGTTGATTGGGCACCTGCACGCCAAAAATCCCGCTGAACGCTATAGCTCGGCTCGAGAAGTGAGCGAATTACTCGAGAGGTGTGCCGACGATCTGCAGGCGGGCCGCATTCCAGAGATTCCCGATCCGTCGAAAACCGCTACAGAGACTCCCGTTGACGTCTCAGCAACCCGGCCGCGCCGCAGCAAAATTCTACGGCAAAGTCCGCTGATGAAAGTCGCCGCAGCCGTGGTAATCATCCTCGGCCTGGCAGGCTTCACTGAAGCAACAGGCGTGACAAAGTTCGCCTCGACCGTGATCCGACTGACGACTGGTTCCGGTACCTTGGTGATCGAAACTGACGATCCCGGCCTGAGAGTTGCCATCAATGGCGAGGAAGTCACCATCAGCGGTGGTGGTGTTGAGGAATTGACCCTGCGTCCTGGTGAGTACGAAGTCACTGCTCTTAAAGACGGCAAACCGGTCAACCAGGAATTAGTGGCAATTACCCGCAATGGCCGAAAAGTGGTGCGGATGAGTCTGGAACCAAACACAATCATCAGCAAATCGTTGGGGACCCGATCCGCTACTGACTGGCACGGTTGGCCAGCCGACGCTCCGAAGCCGGCACGTGTACCGTTCGATGACGAGCAGGCGAAGTCCTATCAGGAAGCATGGGCAAAGTATTACAATGTGCCGGTGGAGTTCGAGAACAATATCGGCATGAAGTTCTGCCTCATCCCCGCTGGCGAGTTTGTGATGGGGAGCAGCGAGGAGGAGATTAAAAAGTTGCTGGCAGAGGCCAGAGAGAAGAAAATGCCTGATTGGTTCATGGAGAAGATTCCCACCGAGGGACCGCAACACAAAGTTACGTTGACGACGCCTTTCAGTCTGGGGATTCATCCTGTCACCCGAGGACAGTTTCGTCAATTCGTCGAAGCCACAGGCTACAAGACGGATGCTGAAGAGGACGGCAAAGGGGGCTACGGGAGAAGAGATGGTAAATGGATTCAATCTCCCGAATTCCTCTGGAACACAAACCCTGGATTTGAAACCGGGCAGACCGACACTCATCCGGTTGTTAACGTTTCATGGAATGATGCGGTGGCTTTCTGCAAGTGGTTGAGCAGTGAAGCCAAAGGGACCTACCGACTGCCTACGGAAGCCGAGTGGGAGTTTGCGTGCCGCGCCGGGAATCCAGGGCTGTTCTGTTTTGGAGATGATCAGTCCAGGCTGGCTGACTATGCGTGGTATGGAGGCATGGGGGGGCTCGGCACAAAGCCGGTCGGACAGAAGGCGAAGAATGCCTTTGGAATTTTCGATATCCACGGAAATGTGTGGGAATGGTGTCATGATGGATTTGCCCTCTACGATGCAGCAAACATGATTGATCCGGTTGGGAATAACCGGTTTCAACTCCGTGTGGCGCGGGGCGGGGCATTCAGTACTCAGCCGTCAGCCGTTCGCTCCGCCCGGCGTTCCGATGGCACTCCCACGACTCGTTACTACGCTAACGGGTTTCGCGTACTGTTGGCTGCTGAGTCCGTCAATCAACCCCACCACGAATAACTGGATCGCGTCACAGTTTAGGATGGCGCGAATGCAGCAATTCGGGTGGTCTGGTGGAGTATCATTTCATGGACTATTTCACATGTTGATTTATTCCAAAGAACCGTCAGGTACAAAAAGACTGTCGCCCGTTGAGTCCCATAGCCAATTCATCAAAAAAAATCTGTTGAAAACTGACGTGGCTCGGGTCACCTCTGTCGGGAAGGACGGAGTCAATCTTCAACAAACTTTTTAACGAAATACAGATGAAACGGTTATTTGCCTGCTTCTAATTGCTCACAATCGCGACCGCTTCGATCCCTGGTGAGCATTTTGCCTTCTCTTCAATCGGGCCAGAATCCTGATCAGTACATCAAGTTCTGGAGTCGGTTAAGGGGGCAAGGTCAATTTTCGGCTTAGCATCTCAGAACCAATATGTATCCCATTATTTCGTTGCCTGGAGAGCAGGCTTTTTACCAGGCACGAGAACTCACTAAATTAAAGCAGTGACAAACTGAAGCTATTATTCTCAGCTTTTTCCAGAATATGTCAGCAAAGTGAATATGTCTGGGTTTGTTTGTGCTGTTGTTTTTCTTTTTTAGAGGTGAGATTATGCCTTCAAGATTTGAACAAAGAAAAACTGGAGGAGAAATAACACTCATGCAATTGGTGTTTGTTTTGTGTCTGATTGCCATTCTCATTGCTTTGCTGTTACCTGAGATTGAAAAGAATAACGTTGCCGACATGCAGGGGAAACAGAAAGATGGTCCTTACTGGGTTTACCGCGAATATGAATATGCGGGTGGACCTGTGATTTCAGAAATTTCCGGATCGTACAAACACTCGCTCCAGGAAATTCTGGATATGTATGCAAGCAACCTCAAAAAACAACAGAAACAGGATGAGCAGGAACAGCTGGCGGAAGGCAAAAAAACAGCTCCCAAGACAATCTGTCTGGTCAAAGTTCCCGCAATCGAATCTGGCATCACTGATCCGGTCAGCGAAAACTACGCGTTGGATGAATTCCTGCCTGTAGAATACACCAGGGAGGAAAAGATCGAGGAGATCAAACATGCCATTAAGAACTTCAAGTTCGATCTGTCTCAGAACACGGCTCCACTGGTGGCACGGCGTAACTTGGCAGAAGCAATTCAACTCCTCGAACAGGATCTGAAAAAACTGGAGACTACGCCCTGAGAGCGGTACTGCATTTGGCAGCAACTTTAAATGAAGACACTCTCCTGAAACTGGTGGAGCTTGATTTGAGCGTCCAGTTTCATCTGTTTTCAGGTTTACAATGCTGCAGTGCTTTTCTGAGGCTGAATTTCACGACTTTTCTGTAATTTACGTGCGGGTTTTGGGCACCCACTTGCACACATCGGGAGTGAGCTTAGTTGCCAAATTGACCTGCCTCTCTTAACTGCCTCCAGAACTTGATATCCCTGCTGTATGTCACGACTTTCCCGATCTTTTTGCGCGGGTTCTCGATACTCTTGTGCTGCGATTTGCCGATAACCTCTTGCCACTATCAGCCTGATTCACGAGAATCAGTTTATGTCTACTACATGGGGCTCTGCAGGCTATCAACTTCCTGGAAGTGAATGATGATTGACTTTGAGAAAATGATGATAGACTTAGAGGAAAAGTATGAGCGATTCGACGACTACGGGTTGGTTGTTGGACTGACAATAGCTATCACTATGTTGGGGTGTCTTTTTAAAGTTGGATTCGAGGATCTGACTACTGTCATATATTTCGTGAGAATTGGATACTATGCTCTGTTGGGTCTGAATTTACTTTTTGGACTTTTATTATGTTACTGTGAAGAGGCACCGGGTGGTGGGCTTGAAAAACGGAGTAAATTAGAAAACAGTATTGCAACCTTTATTTTCATCGGAGCGAATGTTGCGGGAGCAGTATGTTTTGAACTGATCACTCCGGGATGAATATAGACAAGATAAATTACCATTCTTTTTTCAGCATTTTGAAATTCTTTCGATCAAATAAGTAGATCGGATTTATGTCCGACTTCGTTCGAGAACTGGCCATCTTCAGCTGTCTGCTCTTCACCAGTTTCTGTTTCTGGAAAGTAGAGAAGGGTTGATTGCTGGTTCCGACAATCAGAGACTGCTCTCAGCAGAGGCGCGGCAGTACATCCTCCCTGACTACTTACACGGGTGGTGAAGACGCCACTTTATCATTGCTCGTGCCTGGGATACCCATTGTGAATCCAGGCTTCTCCCTCTGTCTTTGGAAACAGTTCCTGTTCAGGTTAACGATTTTCAGCTACGGCGTTGCGTTGCCTTTTCATACAATGACGCGTCTGGTTGCTGGAGCTGAGTGGTAGATCACATCGGAGCAATCTGGTGCCTGCGGGAGTCTGGATCAAAGGCAACGTCGCCAGGCTGGATGACCTCAGTTTTGACAGGGGGCTGTTTTTGACCTGATCTGTTTTTGACCTGGTCTGTTTTCCTTTCTGTTTCCGGCTCGTTGCGCTCGGCCCCTTTTTTTATTTTTGGGCATTCGAAGGTTGATCATGTTGGTTTTAAATTTTGTGAATCGGCGTGGGGGAGTCAAGTGGACGATGCGTGTTGACCTGCTCCGAATGTGCAGTGAAGAGGGTTGAGTCTGCTGTGAATTGCTCTGAGTTTGCTCCGAAATGATTTGAAAATGTACGAGATATTGAGAGCCGGTTCATTTTGTTCCGGTGAAAAACTGGAAAAATCGACGGCGATTCAGGTGCTTCTGAGTCACAAGTGGGACAGGTTCCAGTGCACACTTCATCCGCCTCGCGCGCGAAGCAGAATTACAAAAGAATACGATTCGGAAAGTGTCGATCAAGTGCAATTTGTTCCGTTTCAGAGACAGAACTGCACTGGAAATCGGGAAGGGGTTACCTGCAAACGCTGATCAAAGAGAGTCTTGAAAGGGAAGGTTGCCAAAAGAGGAGCGCGGGGGCTGTGGGAAAAAAAACGGCTGCCCACTTTGGTGAGCAGCCGTTGGAGTGGAGGCGGGACTAACGCTTTGGGGATTTGCTGAATCGGACTCAGTCGGACAGGAAATGAGAGCGGTCTTGCTTCAGATAATAGTCATAAAAACAGGGGAAGAATCTACAGAGTGAATAAGGTGTCATAGTTCATCCATTGCTGGAACGCTTTGACTAACCCGGACGCGAGAACTCGCACGAAAATGTCTGGATTGTCATGACAA
The genomic region above belongs to Gimesia chilikensis and contains:
- a CDS encoding bifunctional serine/threonine-protein kinase/formylglycine-generating enzyme family protein, encoding MNEESIFNAAIAIDSTEERDQFLDSACGDNLELRQAVQRLLKLSDSAGGFLEHPILEVPPDFDGVKPITVSGNRFTPDAGCEGALAGTDMKQNPHCVSDEAPLSYLEPASREDSLGLLGHYEVLNVVGKGAFGMVLRAFDTKLERIVAIKVLAPEMASMSPARKRFLREARTSARIRHENVVRIHSVEEEPIPYLVMEFIPGRTLQQQIEERGPLDLPSVLRLGKQIAEGLAAAHAQDLIHRDIKPGNILLEGDMEERVKITDFGLARTVDDASMTQSGMIAGTPMYMAPEQANGHNLDQRADLFSLGSVLYQMVSGRPPFRAPSTIAVLKRVTEETPRSILEIIPETPSWICELIGHLHAKNPAERYSSAREVSELLERCADDLQAGRIPEIPDPSKTATETPVDVSATRPRRSKILRQSPLMKVAAAVVIILGLAGFTEATGVTKFASTVIRLTTGSGTLVIETDDPGLRVAINGEEVTISGGGVEELTLRPGEYEVTALKDGKPVNQELVAITRNGRKVVRMSLEPNTIISKSLGTRSATDWHGWPADAPKPARVPFDDEQAKSYQEAWAKYYNVPVEFENNIGMKFCLIPAGEFVMGSSEEEIKKLLAEAREKKMPDWFMEKIPTEGPQHKVTLTTPFSLGIHPVTRGQFRQFVEATGYKTDAEEDGKGGYGRRDGKWIQSPEFLWNTNPGFETGQTDTHPVVNVSWNDAVAFCKWLSSEAKGTYRLPTEAEWEFACRAGNPGLFCFGDDQSRLADYAWYGGMGGLGTKPVGQKAKNAFGIFDIHGNVWEWCHDGFALYDAANMIDPVGNNRFQLRVARGGAFSTQPSAVRSARRSDGTPTTRYYANGFRVLLAAESVNQPHHE